GAAAACGCCAGCCGGTTTGCCAAGAAGCGACTCTGCGTCGGTATATGGATGAAAGAGCGGTTATGTTGTGGTGAACGACCGTACCGGCGAAGTCGTGCAGGTAAGTGGTAAGAACGATCCCGGTTGGATTCCCGACAGTCGAATCAAGTGGAAATGAGGCACGATGAAATTCGATCTTCAACGGCGTTACGAATCAGCGGACGATTTCTTCGCGCTGGAAGGAAGTGTTGTGATGAAATTGTCAGCCGGCGCGGCAATTGAGATTTGCGAACGTGCAGCCGAGCAAGGTTTGGTTGTGTCTCGCGTGGAAGGCGGGATTTGGCATTTTCCTGGGTTCGAAGCCAGACTTGATTGCATTTGGGATGGAGCTGATCCGCCCGTTGATTCCACTGCAGCAAACCAGAACAATCTTGCTGCGGCGGACTTCATTCGCGCAGAGAGCAATGTGCACGATGTGTTCGTGGTTACCGCACCGCATATGGCGGGCTGGTGACTTTAAACAAACTTCCATATAGCACCGGTCGCCGCGCCCCAGGGTTCAAATCGTACGCCCATGCTCACCACAGGCATGGAGAAGTGAAATGTCAGTTAACGACACGAATGTTGTCGACGACATCGGAATCGTCCTCGACAGAAATTTGTGGTCTTGTCGGCAGCGATTGCCGGATTCACTTCGAGTGCCGCCAGCCAGTTTGTCGGTACGGGCAAGATTGCGCTCAGCAGTGCTTTTGAAGCGGCGGCCGTTGCTGCGTTCACGGCCGGTTTGACGAACGGCATTACCTACAACGCACAGTCCGGGCTTGGCTTTACGACACAGCCGATTGCGCTGGGAACCGGGGACGCAAAGCCTTGCCAGTTTGGCGGGGGTGAAGCCCGGGATCGGTAACACGGCAAGTCAGGCGATGGCGCCGACGACGACGCTCGAAGTTCGCGGTCTGGCCATGCTGGCCGACGCTGGAATTTCTGCGGGCTTGCACACGGCGATCGAAGGCGGCAGCTTTGGCTCTGCCCTCAAGAGTGGGCTAGTCAGCGACTTGGCCGCAGCTGGGGCGTTCGCCATTGGCGATCAGGCGAATCCTCTGACGCTGACGAACATCGTCGGACACATGACGCTGGGCTGTGTCGCGAGCGCAGTCAGCGGCTCTGGATGCGGTGGTGGGGCGATTGGCGGAGCCGTGTCGGCGATGACAGCGAACGGCATCGCGACGGCTGTCACGGGCGGGCAGGGCATCACCGATCAGGGACAGCTTGCGGCGATCGTGACGGCGACGTCACTGCTCGGTGGCGCAGCGGCTGGTTTGCTGGGCCAGAACGTGCAGGGCGCGATGACGGCGGCTCAGAATGAGACGCTGAACAAC
The sequence above is a segment of the Burkholderia multivorans ATCC BAA-247 genome. Coding sequences within it:
- a CDS encoding colicin immunity protein, yielding MKFDLQRRYESADDFFALEGSVVMKLSAGAAIEICERAAEQGLVVSRVEGGIWHFPGFEARLDCIWDGADPPVDSTAANQNNLAAADFIRAESNVHDVFVVTAPHMAGW